A region of Rhodospirillales bacterium DNA encodes the following proteins:
- a CDS encoding conjugal transfer protein TrbF — protein MFKRPSTHYGKAPEPETPYQRAAQVWDERIGSSRVQAKNWRLMAFGSLILSAGFAAALVWQSARGTIVPWVVQVDRLGQAQAVAPAVADYRPTDPQIAFHLARFIEQVRSIPADAIIVRQNWLRAYDFTTDRGAAALNDYARANDPFTKVGRQQIAVEVSSVIRASPDSFRVAWVERRYENGQLATTERWTAILTIVVQVPRNADRLRANPLGIYVNAINWSRELGQ, from the coding sequence ATGTTCAAACGACCCTCCACCCACTATGGCAAAGCCCCCGAACCTGAGACCCCCTATCAGCGCGCCGCCCAGGTCTGGGACGAACGGATTGGCTCGTCACGGGTCCAGGCGAAGAACTGGCGGCTGATGGCCTTCGGTTCGCTGATCCTCTCCGCCGGCTTCGCCGCCGCGCTGGTCTGGCAATCGGCGCGCGGCACGATCGTGCCCTGGGTGGTGCAGGTCGACCGGCTCGGCCAGGCGCAGGCAGTGGCGCCGGCTGTTGCCGACTATCGCCCGACCGACCCCCAAATCGCCTTCCACCTGGCACGATTCATCGAGCAGGTCCGCTCGATCCCGGCCGACGCCATCATCGTGCGGCAGAACTGGCTGCGCGCCTACGACTTCACGACTGATCGCGGCGCGGCAGCGCTCAACGATTATGCGCGGGCCAACGACCCGTTCACCAAGGTCGGCCGCCAGCAGATCGCCGTCGAGGTCTCCAGCGTTATCCGCGCGTCCCCCGACAGCTTCCGCGTGGCCTGGGTCGAGCGCCGCTACGAGAACGGCCAGCTCGCCACGACCGAACGCTGGACCGCGATCCTGACGATCGTCGTGCAGGTCCCGCGGAACGCCGATCGGCTCAGAGCGAACCCGCTCGGCATCTACGTCAACGCCATCAACTGGTCACGGGAGCTTGGGCAATGA
- a CDS encoding conjugal transfer protein TrbE, protein MMNLAEYRNRNARLADFLPWVALVGEGVVLNKDGSLQRTARFRGPDLDSAVPAELIAVAGRLNNAFRRLGSGWAIFVEAQRHGAATYPASMFADSASALVDAERKADFEEAGAHFESSYFLTFLYLPPAEDAARAETWLYEGRDHTGVDAHEVLRGFVDRTDRILQLIDAFMPECAWLDDAETLTFLHSTVSTKRHRVRVPETPIYLDALLADQPLTGGLEPRLGDTHLRILSIVGFPTATTPGILDELNRLAFPYRWSTRAVLLDKTDATRLLTKIRRQWFAKRKSIAAILKEVMTNEASALLDTDAANKAADADMALQELGADYAGQAYVTATITVWDEDPRIAAEKLRLVEKVIQGRDFTAMPETINAVDAWLGSLPGHAYANVRQPPINTLNLAHMIPLSAVWAGPERDEHFAAPPLLFGKTEGSTPFRLSIHVGDVGHTLIVGPTGAGKSVLLALMALQFRRYERSQVFAFDFGGSIRAVALAMRGDWHDLGGGLTEGADDSVSLQPLARIDDVAERAWAADWLTAMLGHESVAITPEVKEHLWSALSSLASAPIGERTLTGLSVLLQSNDLKQALRPYCVGGPYGRLLDAEAEHLGEASVQAFETEGLIGTGAAAAVLAYLFHRIEDRLDGRPTLLIVDEGWLALDDEGFAGQLREWLKTLRKKNASVIFATQSLSDIDGSAIAPAIIESCQTRILLPNERAIEPQITAIYRRFGLNDRQIEILARAIPKRDYYCQSRSGNRLFELGLSDVALALCATSSKTDQAAIAQTIAAHGREDFLAARLRQRGLGWAADLIPNLNNMETSS, encoded by the coding sequence GTGATGAACCTTGCCGAATATCGCAACCGCAACGCCCGGCTCGCCGACTTCCTTCCCTGGGTCGCGCTGGTGGGCGAAGGCGTTGTCCTCAACAAGGACGGGAGCCTGCAACGCACCGCCCGATTTCGCGGCCCCGATCTCGACAGCGCCGTGCCGGCCGAGCTGATCGCCGTCGCCGGGCGGCTCAACAATGCCTTCCGCCGCCTCGGCTCCGGCTGGGCGATCTTCGTCGAGGCGCAGCGGCACGGCGCCGCCACCTATCCCGCCAGCATGTTCGCCGACAGCGCCTCCGCGCTGGTCGACGCCGAACGCAAGGCGGATTTCGAGGAAGCCGGCGCGCATTTCGAGTCGAGCTACTTCCTGACCTTCCTCTATCTGCCCCCAGCCGAAGATGCCGCCCGCGCCGAGACCTGGCTCTATGAGGGCCGCGACCACACCGGCGTCGACGCCCACGAAGTCCTGCGCGGCTTTGTCGATCGCACCGATCGCATCCTCCAGCTGATCGACGCCTTCATGCCGGAATGCGCCTGGCTCGATGACGCCGAGACGCTGACCTTCCTGCATTCGACGGTCTCGACGAAACGCCACCGCGTTCGCGTGCCCGAGACGCCGATCTATCTCGATGCACTGCTGGCCGATCAGCCGCTCACCGGCGGGCTCGAGCCGCGCCTTGGCGACACGCATCTCCGCATCCTTTCGATCGTTGGATTTCCGACCGCGACCACGCCCGGGATCCTCGACGAGTTGAATCGGCTCGCCTTTCCCTATCGCTGGTCGACCAGGGCCGTTCTCCTCGACAAGACCGACGCCACCAGGCTGCTGACCAAGATCCGGCGGCAATGGTTCGCCAAGCGCAAGTCGATCGCGGCCATCCTGAAGGAGGTCATGACCAACGAGGCTTCGGCGCTGCTTGACACCGACGCCGCGAACAAGGCGGCCGACGCAGACATGGCGTTGCAGGAGCTCGGCGCCGACTATGCTGGCCAAGCCTATGTCACCGCGACGATCACCGTCTGGGACGAGGATCCGCGCATCGCCGCAGAGAAGCTGCGCCTCGTCGAGAAGGTCATCCAGGGCCGCGACTTCACCGCCATGCCCGAGACCATCAACGCCGTCGACGCCTGGCTCGGCAGCCTGCCCGGCCACGCCTATGCCAATGTCCGGCAGCCGCCCATCAACACGCTCAATCTCGCCCACATGATCCCGCTGTCGGCGGTATGGGCGGGACCGGAACGGGACGAGCACTTCGCAGCACCCCCACTGCTGTTCGGCAAGACCGAAGGCTCGACCCCGTTCCGGCTTTCCATCCACGTCGGCGACGTCGGTCACACGCTGATCGTCGGACCGACCGGCGCCGGCAAGTCCGTGCTGCTGGCGCTTATGGCGCTGCAGTTTCGGCGCTACGAGCGGTCTCAGGTCTTCGCCTTCGATTTCGGTGGGTCGATCCGGGCTGTGGCGCTCGCCATGCGCGGCGATTGGCACGACCTCGGCGGCGGACTCACCGAAGGCGCCGATGACAGCGTGTCGCTTCAGCCGCTTGCCCGGATCGACGATGTCGCGGAACGCGCCTGGGCGGCTGACTGGCTCACCGCCATGCTGGGACACGAGAGTGTGGCGATCACGCCCGAGGTGAAGGAGCATCTCTGGTCGGCGCTTTCGTCGCTCGCCTCCGCACCGATCGGCGAGCGCACACTGACGGGACTGTCGGTCCTGCTGCAGTCCAACGATCTCAAGCAGGCGCTTCGGCCCTACTGCGTTGGCGGTCCCTACGGGCGCCTGCTCGACGCCGAAGCCGAACATTTGGGCGAAGCCTCAGTGCAGGCATTCGAGACCGAGGGTCTCATCGGAACGGGCGCCGCCGCCGCGGTCCTGGCCTATCTCTTCCATCGCATCGAGGACCGCCTCGACGGGCGGCCGACGCTGCTGATCGTCGATGAAGGCTGGCTCGCCCTTGATGACGAGGGCTTCGCGGGTCAGCTTCGCGAATGGCTGAAGACGCTACGCAAGAAGAACGCCAGCGTCATCTTCGCCACCCAGTCGCTCTCTGACATCGATGGCTCGGCGATCGCGCCCGCCATTATCGAGAGCTGCCAGACCCGTATCCTGCTGCCGAACGAACGCGCGATCGAGCCGCAGATCACCGCGATCTATCGCCGCTTCGGGTTGAACGACCGCCAGATCGAGATTCTCGCCCGGGCGATTCCCAAGCGCGACTATTACTGCCAGTCGCGCAGCGGCAATCGCTTGTTTGAGCTCGGCCTGTCGGATGTGGCGCTCGCCCTCTGCGCAACGTCCTCAAAGACCGATCAGGCTGCGATCGCGCAGACGATCGCAGCGCACGGGCGCGAGGACTTCCTGGCGGCCCGGCTGCGCCAGCGCGGCCTCGGCTGGGCCGCCGATCTCATCCCCAACCTCAACAACATGGAGACGTCCTCATGA
- the trbL gene encoding P-type conjugative transfer protein TrbL, which yields MGNTGVIDHFLEVFTRYIDSGFGLLSGEVAFIATTLIVIDVTLAALFWSWGADDDILARLVKKTLFVGVFAYIIGNWNNLARIVFESFAGLGLKASGTGFTTADLLRPGKVAQTGLDAGRPLLESISGLMGYWSFFENFIQIACMFLAWALVLLAFFILAIQLFVTLIEFKLTTLAGFVLIPFGLFGKSAFMAERVLGNVISSGIKVLVLAVIIGIGSTLFSEFTAGFGGATPSIDEAMAIVLAALSLLGLGIFGPGIASGIVSGGPQLSAGAAVGTGLAAGGMIAAGAGAVGAVASGGAALAGGAAAAARGGAAMAGGASTAYSLGAAGQSGASGVASGLGGVARAGGSGAVSPLRRAASRAAESMRSSFNAGGKAAFEATGGSSTMGSVGGDAAGDGSGSAAPATGRPPAWAQRMRRSQRMTHAVQATAHAVRSGDAHGGGSSVNLSESDR from the coding sequence ATGGGCAATACCGGCGTCATCGACCACTTCCTCGAAGTCTTCACCCGCTACATCGATTCCGGCTTTGGCCTGCTGAGCGGCGAAGTCGCGTTCATCGCCACGACCCTGATCGTGATCGATGTGACGCTCGCGGCGTTGTTCTGGTCCTGGGGCGCGGACGACGACATCCTGGCGCGCCTGGTGAAGAAGACCCTCTTCGTCGGCGTGTTCGCCTACATCATCGGCAACTGGAACAACCTCGCGCGCATCGTCTTCGAGAGCTTCGCCGGCCTGGGCCTCAAGGCCAGCGGCACGGGCTTCACGACAGCCGATCTGCTGCGGCCCGGCAAGGTGGCGCAGACCGGCCTCGACGCCGGACGGCCGCTCCTGGAGTCGATCTCTGGCCTGATGGGCTACTGGTCGTTCTTCGAGAACTTCATCCAGATCGCCTGCATGTTCCTGGCCTGGGCGCTGGTGTTGCTCGCCTTCTTCATCCTCGCCATCCAGCTCTTCGTCACCCTGATCGAATTCAAGCTCACCACGCTCGCCGGCTTCGTCCTCATTCCGTTCGGCCTGTTCGGCAAGTCCGCGTTCATGGCAGAACGGGTGCTCGGCAACGTCATCTCCTCAGGCATCAAGGTGTTGGTGCTGGCCGTTATCATCGGCATCGGCTCGACGCTGTTCTCCGAATTCACCGCTGGCTTTGGCGGCGCGACCCCATCCATCGACGAAGCCATGGCCATCGTGCTCGCCGCGCTGTCGCTCCTCGGCCTCGGCATCTTCGGTCCGGGCATCGCCAGCGGCATCGTCTCTGGCGGCCCGCAGCTCAGCGCCGGCGCGGCGGTGGGTACAGGCCTCGCCGCCGGCGGCATGATCGCCGCCGGAGCCGGCGCGGTCGGCGCGGTTGCCTCCGGTGGCGCGGCGCTTGCCGGAGGCGCGGCAGCCGCGGCCCGGGGCGGCGCGGCGATGGCGGGCGGCGCATCCACGGCCTATAGCCTCGGCGCAGCCGGCCAGTCAGGCGCTAGTGGCGTCGCGTCAGGTCTCGGCGGTGTTGCTCGGGCCGGAGGCAGCGGCGCTGTCTCACCGCTCCGCCGCGCCGCCTCACGCGCCGCCGAGAGCATGCGCTCCAGCTTCAACGCCGGCGGCAAGGCTGCGTTCGAAGCCACTGGCGGCTCCTCGACGATGGGATCGGTCGGTGGCGACGCAGCGGGCGACGGCAGCGGCTCGGCCGCACCGGCAACCGGCAGACCGCCCGCATGGGCGCAGCGCATGCGCCGCTCCCAACGCATGACCCACGCCGTCCAGGCGACAGCCCACGCCGTGCGCTCCGGTGATGCCCATGGCGGCGGCTCTTCCGTCAATCTCTCCGAAAGCGACCGCTGA
- the trbK-alt gene encoding putative entry exclusion protein TrbK-alt: MDGKMLARLGAVVFVAVAVTATAIELSRDEEPAESWASSRSNTAPSDPLRDELFRCQALGEAGPRDAACLRAWSENRHRFLAPGARPAERLPEAAPAPHPPADPAMPTPPAPVSPPVETR, encoded by the coding sequence ATGGACGGCAAGATGCTCGCCCGACTTGGCGCGGTGGTGTTCGTCGCGGTGGCCGTCACCGCGACGGCGATCGAGTTAAGTCGGGATGAGGAGCCGGCGGAGAGCTGGGCTTCGTCACGATCGAACACGGCCCCGTCCGACCCCTTGCGCGACGAGTTGTTCCGCTGCCAGGCTCTCGGCGAAGCCGGGCCCCGCGACGCGGCCTGCCTGCGCGCCTGGTCGGAAAACCGCCACCGCTTCCTCGCGCCGGGCGCTCGACCGGCAGAGCGGCTGCCGGAAGCGGCGCCGGCTCCCCATCCGCCAGCGGACCCGGCCATGCCGACCCCTCCGGCGCCGGTGTCGCCGCCGGTCGAGACTCGGTAA
- a CDS encoding DUF2274 domain-containing protein, whose amino-acid sequence MTKLKLGPIVDDKPVKVTVELPASLHSNLKAYAELLAREQQQAIGDPVKLIVPMLERFIATDRGFAKARRDQNQLKTPPREA is encoded by the coding sequence GTGACCAAACTGAAACTTGGCCCCATCGTCGACGACAAGCCGGTCAAAGTGACCGTCGAGCTACCGGCCTCGCTCCACAGCAATTTGAAGGCTTACGCCGAGCTTCTTGCCCGCGAACAGCAGCAGGCCATTGGCGATCCCGTAAAGCTCATCGTCCCTATGCTCGAACGATTTATCGCGACGGATCGAGGGTTCGCCAAGGCTCGCAGGGACCAGAACCAGCTGAAGACGCCCCCACGAGAGGCATAG
- the trbG gene encoding P-type conjugative transfer protein TrbG: MKPYFRKAGNPASHILVFPALRRGALPTLLLATSALAGCATSTPPPEISYDAAAPAVQTVDPPAPVTVVEIPRPLPLPGQMQRVEPSRTTPEPTDPTARVNQANAAARMQPMRNGFINSMQVYPFTQGALYQVYTAVGQITDIALQPGEQLVGSGPVAAGDTVRWIIGDTQSGAGPTLQVHILVKPTRPDLMTNLVINTNLRTYHMELRSTERTYMASVSWQYPQDQLIALRRQNQQAEAAQPVASGVDLANVNFRYAIDGDRAPWRPLRAFDDGRQVFIEFPRGIGQGEMPPLFVVGPEGNTSELVNYRVRGHHMIVDRLFAAAELRYGSGDRQKRVRIVRTDGRPAS, translated from the coding sequence ATGAAGCCGTATTTCCGTAAAGCCGGAAACCCGGCTTCACACATTCTCGTATTTCCGGCTCTGCGCCGAGGCGCATTGCCGACCCTCCTGCTGGCCACCTCCGCACTTGCCGGCTGCGCCACCAGCACTCCGCCTCCGGAAATTTCCTACGACGCCGCTGCTCCGGCCGTGCAGACCGTCGATCCGCCGGCGCCCGTCACCGTCGTCGAGATCCCGCGACCGCTTCCGTTGCCTGGACAGATGCAGCGCGTCGAACCCTCTCGAACCACACCGGAGCCGACCGATCCGACCGCCCGGGTCAACCAGGCCAACGCCGCTGCGCGCATGCAGCCGATGCGCAACGGCTTCATCAACTCAATGCAGGTCTACCCATTCACGCAAGGCGCGCTCTATCAGGTTTACACCGCCGTCGGGCAGATCACCGACATCGCGTTGCAGCCGGGCGAGCAGCTCGTCGGTTCGGGCCCGGTCGCCGCTGGCGACACGGTGCGCTGGATCATCGGCGACACGCAGAGCGGCGCCGGGCCCACCTTGCAGGTCCATATCCTCGTCAAACCCACTCGGCCCGACCTGATGACCAATCTCGTCATCAACACCAACTTGCGCACCTACCATATGGAGCTTCGCTCTACCGAGCGGACCTACATGGCCTCGGTCTCCTGGCAATATCCGCAGGATCAGCTCATCGCGCTGCGTCGCCAGAACCAACAGGCCGAAGCCGCGCAGCCGGTCGCATCCGGCGTCGATCTCGCCAATGTCAACTTCCGCTACGCGATCGATGGCGACCGCGCGCCGTGGCGGCCACTGCGCGCCTTCGACGACGGCCGCCAGGTCTTCATCGAATTCCCGCGCGGCATCGGCCAGGGAGAGATGCCGCCGCTGTTCGTGGTCGGTCCCGAGGGTAACACCTCGGAACTGGTGAACTACCGGGTTCGCGGCCATCACATGATCGTCGATAGGCTCTTCGCCGCCGCCGAGTTGCGGTATGGCTCTGGCGATCGCCAGAAGCGCGTCCGCATCGTGCGTACCGATGGGAGGCCAGCGTCGTGA
- a CDS encoding TrbC/VIRB2 family protein — protein sequence MIQHAMRIRRHIATAASVTFLTLALAPAAHASGSSMPWEAPLQSILQSIEGPVAKIVAVIIIIVTGLTLAFGDTSGGFRRLIQIVFGLSIAFAASSFFLSFFSFGGGALV from the coding sequence ATGATCCAGCATGCCATGCGTATTCGCCGTCATATCGCGACGGCCGCCTCCGTCACCTTCCTCACCCTGGCGCTCGCTCCCGCCGCCCACGCGTCGGGTTCATCGATGCCGTGGGAAGCGCCGCTGCAATCGATCCTTCAATCCATCGAGGGACCCGTCGCCAAGATCGTTGCGGTGATCATCATCATCGTGACTGGCCTCACGCTCGCCTTCGGCGACACCTCGGGCGGCTTCAGGCGCCTGATCCAGATTGTCTTCGGCCTGTCGATCGCCTTCGCCGCTTCCAGCTTCTTCCTGTCCTTCTTCTCGTTCGGCGGCGGAGCGCTAGTCTGA
- the trbJ gene encoding P-type conjugative transfer protein TrbJ, which produces MNPRRSRGVRLAAALLTASTALSPIFWAPPAAAQLIVKDPTNYVQNVLQAARSLEQINNQISSLQNEATMLINQARNLASLPYSSIQQLQQSVQRTQQLLQQAQRIAYDVQNIDQAFQTTYGSASISASDQALVAQARERWQNTVGGLQDAMRVQAGVVGNIDTNRSEMSSLIGRSQGATGALQATQAGNQLLALQAQQLADLTAVVAANGRAQALSEAERAAAAEQGREQRRRFLTPGSGYQAGNARMFPNSGN; this is translated from the coding sequence ATGAACCCGCGCCGTTCGCGCGGCGTGCGCCTTGCCGCCGCGCTGCTCACCGCTTCCACCGCATTGTCACCAATCTTCTGGGCGCCACCAGCGGCGGCGCAGTTGATCGTGAAGGATCCCACGAACTACGTGCAGAACGTGCTTCAGGCGGCCAGATCGCTGGAGCAGATCAACAACCAGATCAGTTCGCTTCAGAACGAGGCGACAATGCTCATCAACCAAGCTCGTAATCTCGCGAGCCTGCCGTACTCCTCGATCCAACAACTCCAGCAGTCCGTGCAACGCACCCAGCAGCTGCTGCAGCAGGCGCAGCGCATCGCCTACGATGTCCAAAACATCGATCAGGCGTTCCAGACCACCTACGGCAGCGCCTCGATTTCCGCATCCGATCAGGCGCTCGTGGCGCAGGCGCGAGAGCGCTGGCAGAACACCGTCGGCGGGCTGCAGGACGCCATGCGCGTGCAGGCCGGTGTCGTCGGCAACATCGACACCAACCGGTCTGAGATGTCCTCTTTGATCGGCCGCAGCCAGGGAGCGACGGGCGCGCTGCAGGCGACGCAGGCCGGCAACCAGCTCCTTGCGCTTCAGGCGCAACAACTCGCCGATCTCACCGCTGTCGTCGCCGCCAACGGTCGCGCACAGGCGCTCTCGGAGGCGGAGCGCGCAGCGGCCGCCGAGCAGGGCCGTGAGCAGCGCCGCCGCTTCCTCACGCCGGGTTCCGGCTACCAGGCGGGCAACGCCCGTATGTTCCCCAACAGCGGCAACTGA
- the trbB gene encoding P-type conjugative transfer ATPase TrbB: MAATHQKSEAILRGARMLRTALGPAIAQFLEDPAIVEVMLNPDGRLWVDRLSEGLSDTGERLSPADGERIVRLVAHHVGAEVHPASPRVSAELPETGERFEGLLPPVVAAPAFAIRKPAVAVFTLDDYVWTGVMTANQAETLRVAVVERRNILVAGGTSTGKTTLTNALLAEVSKTSDRVVLIEDTRELQCAAPNLVAMRTKDGVVTLSDLVRSSLRLRPDRIPIGEVRGAEALDLLKAWGTGHPGGIGTIHAGTAIGALRRLEQLIQEAVVTVPRALIAETIDLVAVLSGRGASRRLAELARVEGLGPDGDYRVLPASQHLTGDPS; this comes from the coding sequence GTGGCGGCAACTCACCAGAAATCGGAGGCAATCCTTCGCGGCGCACGCATGCTGCGCACGGCCCTTGGGCCGGCGATCGCCCAATTTCTGGAAGATCCCGCGATCGTCGAGGTGATGCTCAACCCCGATGGGCGGCTCTGGGTCGACCGCCTGTCCGAGGGACTCTCCGACACGGGCGAACGGCTGTCGCCGGCCGACGGCGAACGCATCGTTCGCCTCGTCGCGCACCATGTCGGCGCCGAAGTTCATCCGGCCAGCCCCCGCGTCTCTGCCGAGTTGCCGGAAACGGGCGAGCGGTTCGAGGGGCTGCTTCCGCCGGTCGTCGCAGCTCCGGCCTTCGCGATCCGAAAGCCCGCCGTCGCCGTGTTCACGCTCGACGACTATGTATGGACCGGCGTGATGACCGCCAACCAGGCGGAGACGCTGCGGGTCGCCGTCGTCGAGCGCCGCAATATCCTAGTCGCCGGCGGCACCTCGACTGGAAAGACCACGCTCACCAACGCACTGCTCGCCGAGGTTTCAAAAACCTCCGATCGTGTGGTGCTGATCGAGGACACGCGCGAGCTCCAATGCGCCGCCCCGAACCTCGTCGCGATGCGGACGAAGGACGGCGTCGTCACGCTGTCCGATCTCGTCCGATCCTCGCTGCGCCTGCGCCCTGATCGCATCCCGATCGGCGAGGTGCGCGGCGCTGAAGCGCTCGATCTGCTCAAGGCCTGGGGCACCGGCCACCCCGGCGGCATCGGCACCATCCATGCGGGCACCGCCATCGGCGCGCTCCGCCGCCTCGAGCAGCTCATCCAGGAAGCTGTCGTCACGGTTCCCCGCGCCCTGATCGCCGAGACGATCGATCTGGTCGCCGTGCTCTCAGGCCGCGGCGCCTCGCGCCGGCTCGCCGAACTCGCTCGCGTCGAAGGGCTCGGCCCCGACGGCGACTACCGCGTCCTGCCCGCCAGCCAGCACCTCACAGGAGATCCGTCATGA
- a CDS encoding VirB3 family type IV secretion system protein translates to MTTSAETASEVPGFSVPVHRALTEHILLGGAPRSIAILNGTLAAALGLGLRLWLVGIGLWAIGHFAAVWAAKRDPQFVDVVRRHLRIPGHLSV, encoded by the coding sequence ATGACGACGTCGGCCGAGACGGCGAGCGAAGTGCCGGGCTTTTCGGTCCCCGTCCATCGCGCGCTGACCGAGCACATCCTGCTCGGCGGTGCGCCTCGCTCGATCGCCATCCTAAATGGGACGCTGGCGGCGGCGCTCGGGCTGGGCCTTCGCCTCTGGCTCGTTGGAATTGGCCTCTGGGCGATCGGTCACTTCGCCGCCGTCTGGGCCGCCAAACGCGATCCGCAGTTCGTCGACGTCGTGCGCAGGCATCTGCGCATCCCCGGCCATCTGTCGGTTTGA
- a CDS encoding TrbI/VirB10 family protein, producing MSETDPRKEEGPDEEARPLISAPVGPAPMRLRAEPPRVTRLSRKVLAGLGLVASVGIGGALIYALQTRDGGRPNEELYSTDNRSTADGIAGLPRDYSGVPQLGPPLPGDLGRPILGAQNRGQPVPTPGVAPPNPGLSPEEQRRIQELESARTARLFAGTETRTANPAPTPPAAAAVPPIPDLTGLGLAPPPATPTAQDRQNAFLNAAADRRTVAPDRVSAPASPNILQAGAIIPAALITGIRSDLPGQITAQVTENIYDSPTGRILLVPQGTRVIGQYDNNVQFGQNRVLLAWNRLIFPSGRSIVLERQPGADAEGYAGLQDGVDYHWWELAKAAGLSTLLSIGSELAVDDEDRLLRAIRDGGQDTFNQAGQEIVRRQLNIPPTLTIRPGFPVRVIVTRDMILEPYGG from the coding sequence GTGAGCGAGACGGATCCCCGGAAAGAGGAAGGTCCGGACGAGGAGGCACGGCCGTTGATCAGCGCGCCCGTCGGTCCCGCGCCGATGCGGCTGCGCGCCGAACCGCCGCGCGTCACCCGACTGTCGCGAAAGGTGCTGGCCGGTCTCGGCCTGGTCGCGAGCGTCGGGATTGGCGGGGCGCTAATCTATGCCCTTCAGACCCGCGACGGCGGTCGGCCGAACGAGGAACTCTACTCGACCGATAACCGCTCGACGGCCGATGGCATCGCGGGCCTGCCACGCGACTATAGCGGCGTACCTCAGCTAGGCCCGCCGCTTCCGGGCGACCTCGGACGCCCAATTCTCGGAGCCCAGAACCGCGGCCAGCCCGTACCGACGCCCGGCGTAGCCCCGCCCAACCCCGGCCTCAGTCCGGAAGAGCAACGGCGCATTCAGGAGCTTGAATCCGCACGCACGGCGCGCTTGTTCGCCGGCACCGAGACCCGCACTGCCAATCCGGCGCCCACGCCGCCGGCCGCTGCTGCGGTCCCGCCCATCCCGGATCTCACCGGTCTCGGTCTGGCGCCGCCGCCGGCGACGCCTACGGCCCAGGATCGCCAGAACGCCTTTCTCAACGCAGCCGCTGACCGCCGCACCGTTGCGCCCGATCGCGTCTCCGCTCCGGCTTCGCCCAACATCCTGCAGGCTGGCGCCATCATCCCGGCCGCGCTGATTACCGGTATCCGCTCCGATCTTCCTGGCCAGATCACCGCACAGGTCACCGAAAACATCTACGACAGCCCGACGGGTCGCATCCTCCTCGTGCCCCAAGGCACGCGCGTCATTGGCCAGTACGATAACAACGTCCAGTTCGGACAAAACCGCGTGCTGCTCGCCTGGAACCGGCTGATCTTCCCGAGCGGACGGTCGATCGTACTGGAGCGTCAGCCCGGCGCCGACGCCGAGGGCTATGCCGGCCTCCAGGACGGCGTCGATTATCACTGGTGGGAGCTCGCCAAGGCGGCGGGGCTCTCAACGCTGCTCAGCATCGGTTCGGAGCTGGCGGTCGATGATGAGGACCGGCTGCTCCGCGCCATCCGCGACGGCGGTCAGGACACCTTCAATCAGGCGGGACAGGAGATCGTCCGCCGACAACTCAACATCCCCCCGACGCTGACAATCCGTCCGGGCTTCCCAGTCAGGGTCATCGTCACGCGCGACATGATCCTCGAACCCTACGGAGGCTGA